From the Calliopsis andreniformis isolate RMS-2024a chromosome 4, iyCalAndr_principal, whole genome shotgun sequence genome, one window contains:
- the LOC143178085 gene encoding cytochrome P450 6k1 produces MGVLHSFVPNAFSAFLLFAGFVFILCLYLKYKHNYWKRRGVPSIPGHWFFGILKDVVQFRTSPSFVFGDIYNQASENDLVGSYLFQKPFLIIRSPELIKQILIKDFKVFCNRYFNVESFHDKIGTSNLFSLKNPEWKYLRTKLTPVFTSGKIKKIFNLMVETAESVTKYLDNEFSDNEKTKSIIVKDIALKYTTDVISSVAFGVYANSFDQSNNQFFRKAQEGLKSTVKRGFQFIIMFFFPALSRYTGIKMLGPSSSYFRKVFWDSMDTRELSKTKRGDLIDFLIDMKNEKPDNHNFKFQGDFLVGQSTIFFIAGRESSVATICFTLYELAKQPDIQKRARDEVLEKLKLEGLTYEAVQNMKYLHQVLSEALRLYPPAPLLDRVATEDYKVPGTDIVIEKGTPIYIPLCGLHRDPKYFPDPLRFDPDRFSDVNKDKIVPGTYLPFGEGPRNCIGMRLGQLQSLIGIITVLKDYELAVDPEQEGLVDPKNVFLQAVDGFRLKLTKL; encoded by the exons ATGGGAGTGTTACATTCGTTCGTGCCAAATGCATTTTCCGCGTTTTTATTGTTTGCTGGCTTTGTTTTCATCTTGTGCCTTTACCTGAAGTACAAACACAATTACTGGAAGAGAAGAGGCGTCCCTTCTATTCCAGGTCATTGGTTCTTCGGCATTCTAAAGGATGTAGTTCAATTTCGAACTAGTCCTTCGTTCGTGTTTGGCGATATATACAATCAAGCGTCCGAAAATGATCTAGTTGGCAGCTACTTGTTCCAAAAGCCCTTCCTGATAATCAGAAGCCCAGAGCTGATCAAGCAAATTTTAATTAAGGACTTTAAGGTTTTCTGTAATCGTTACTTCAATGTTGAATCGTTCCATGACAAAATCGGCACCTCCAATCTCTTCTCGTTAAAAAATCCAGAATGGAAATACCTAAG AACCAAGTTGACACCTGTGTTTACCAGTGGGAAGATAAAGAAGATTTTCAACTTGATGGTTGAAACTGCGGAATCAGTAACGAAGTACTTGGACAATGAATTTTCCGACAACGAAAAAACGAAATCTATCATAGTTAAAGATATTGCTTTGAAATACACCACCGACGTTATATCTAGTGTCGCATTTGGAGTTTACGCAAACTCCTTCGATCAGTCTAACAATCAGTTCTTCAGGAAAG CTCAAGAAGGACTTAAAAGTACAGTAAAGCGAGGGTTTCAATTTATCATCATGTTCTTCTTCCCGGCCCTATCTCGATATACTGGTATCAAAATGCTTGGCCCATCAAGCAGCTACTTCCGAAAAGTATTTTGGGATTCGATGGATACTAGGGAGTTGTCAAAGACTAAACGTGGAGATTTGATTGACTTCTTGATAGACATGAAAAATGAGAAACCAGACAATCACAACTTCA AATTCCAAGGGGATTTCTTGGTAggccaatcaacaatattctttATTGCTGGCCGCGAATCCAGCGTGGCAactatatgcttcactctttacGAACTCGCTAAGCAGCCAGACATTCAAAAACGAGCGCGTGATGAGGTCTTAGAGAAGCTGAAACTTGAAGGATTGACTTATGAAGCTGTTCAAAACATGAAGTATCTTCATCAAGTACTATCAGAAGCTTTGAGGCTGTATCCACCAGCTCCGCTATTGGATCGAGTAGCCACTGAAGACTACAAA GTACCAGGAACTGATATAGTCATAGAAAAGGGCACGCCGATCTATATACCCTTGTGCGGCCTTCATCGCGATCCAAAGTACTTTCCCGATCCTCTGCGCTTCGATCCTGATAGATTCAGTGATGTGAATAAGGATAAAATTGTGCCAGGCACCTACCTGCCTTTTGGAGAGGGTCCAAGAAATTGTATAG GCATGCGATTGGGTCAATTGCAGTCTCTCATTGGAATAATTACAGTACTGAAAGACTACGAGCTTGCAGTGGATCCCGAACAGGAAGGTTTAGTCGATCCTAAGAACGTTTTCTTACAGGCAGTAGACGGATTCCGATTGAAATTGACAAAATTATAA
- the Mus101 gene encoding mutagen-sensitive 101, with amino-acid sequence MVNGESQIDADVNLYFVVPNKYKSEDDCVEDMWHAYNLLNSKFNKLLFQKCCEHDLQPMWINEKKCIKMKPVKNDVFIMEEFEGSTFEKLKTFKCPIVGPKCLLLCFINGEPIPEGTSPVYTTAMRGLCICASGLSPEEKEHIEKLVEYMGGIFTKQLRSRVTHLVTASVMSAKYETAIDMKIPIVTKEWVEAIWETNLKEFVKADDSMFDKYKAPVFLNLVVTSTNLPRRQKEEIKHFINNNGGTFMGPLDGSKVKVVLAPENSPISEKLKYAKQTNIACLTPDWVYASVKVGYALPFKDFLIKSLKACSTPEKSSASCETLNCSAISSIPCELQQGNCVDESLATTISNVSNFEPPLTNISAITATTVAILNRLTFGEAKTAGPFLDGCNIYLAGFASNQRDKLNKILNVGSATRLDDISDALTHVIVGDGNKAVGDLKLMKAKGLCPYILTLEWLEESIKLKRPAPEESFLFGQKNDALRDISEAPSPLSKKNLMMLQKPRKVPIPSFDIDKKLAMLEKEKEPDLVQQYLQDTVVSTNDTTMQEFLKPKTPIPEENNDKTLLNDQKNGTRNTQQLASETAQSNKYSADDSAVPISQTSTLNDRLFEGLTFVVIGFSDEDSYVAETIAAMGGRVVSSTFGGVPDYGVVPKCGAVLKHTVNEIVTDLFIEDCVNQEQIVDIMYYHRPLSIKKHSKPLSGCVITMSMYTGVERTYLATLAAELGAMCQDIFVRKTNIEKNTYGSTHLVCPTPEGNKYNAAVKWKLPAITAEWLKSCAAQSRRVDETPYLVGETMAPARSNESSNADTSLSKSSSSQMGPPTELPLKNIITPKRHLPHLQSQEGSSGDTPLINKRLSLIMDKTPQSPFHVSTPETPYGQIFKPDPSPDTRKGWVKWVDNFPDLRVEEPPLKKRALSTPLSELKKQLWQKLKNQGHNLEEQANETLSGGDNEPSAETPDTEENKNRRTAPITPINRKLNFTDENTPLQNNEINMQIAQLDQVLQRTSSTPENRYSLSGENANTYNAEPSDPIQKFIVKDSQPIDAIVWEDPSHSKRSTMHKEPNENTIDNDHTVEHPEEESQEEPEPPRKLKFMLSGIKDRTAYEQVIKDLGGDVSMDANFDVSATHLLCIRPSRNEKMLGSIASGKWVLHCMYLRDSEQEGKFLDEEKYEWGNPKSRGIIPDPSGDIEETIAAAAYKWRLKLLKEPNGPFYNMVALLLASGEKYDQFRRLIEAGGGKVVQARPPYDTSPTGKKITHCFVNVRQVSQPIDWAMLASKGILCFMPQYLSDYLTARTPLNPRECVIPEFKKYLTLLPK; translated from the exons ATGGTAAATGGGGAGAGTCAAATTGATGCGGATGTGAATCTTTACTTTGTTGTGccaaataaatataaatctgAAGATGACTGTGTTGAAGATATGTGGCATGCATACAAT CTTCTGAATAGCAAGTTTAACAAGTTGTTATTTCAGAAATGTTGTGAGCATGATTTACAACCAATGTGGATCAATGAAAAAAAATGTATCAAAATGAAACCTGTTAAAAATGATGTCTTTATAATGGAGGAATTTGAAGGTAGTACATTTGAGAAACTGAAGACATTTAAATGTCC TATAGTTGGACCAAAATGCCTACTGCTTTGTTTTATTAATGGAGAGCCAATTCCAGAAGGCACAAGCCCAGTATACACAACAGCTATGCGAGGCCTTTGCATATGTGCTTCTGGTTTATCTCCAGAAGAaaaa GAACACATAGAAAAATTAGTAGAGTATATGGGAGGTATTTTCACAAAGCAATTGCGTAGCCGTGTAACACATCTTGTAACTGCTTCTGTGATGTCTGCAAAATATGAG ACTGCTATAGATATGAAAATACCAATAGTTACAAAAGAGTGGGTTGAAGCAATTTGGGAAACAAATTTAAAGGAGTTTGTTAAAGCAGATGATAGTATGTTTGATAAATATAAGGCACCCGTTTTCCTTAATTTAGTTGTAACATCAACGAACCTCCCAAGACGTCAGAAGGAAGAAATTAAACATTTCATTAATAACAATGGAGGG ACATTTATGGGTCCCTTAGATGGTTCAAAAGTGAAAGTAGTACTTGCACCTGAGAATAGTCCAATAAGTGAAAAACTCAAGTATGCGAAACAAACAAACATTGCTTGCTTAACACCAGATTGGGTATATGCAAGTGTAAAAGTTGGCTATGCTTTGCCTTTCAAAGATTTCTTAATTAAATCATTGAAAGCATGCTCCACTCCTGAAAAATCAAGTG CCTCATGTGAGACCCTTAATTGTTCTGCAATAAGTTCCATACCATGTGAACTCCAACAGGGCAACTGTGTGGATGAAAGTTTGGCAACAACAATAAGTAATGTCTCTAACTTTGAACCACCGCTTACCAATATTTCAGCTA TCACTGCTACTACAGTCGCAATTTTGAATAGACTTACCTTCGGCGAAGCTAAGACGGCTGGCCCGTTTTTAGATGGATGCAAT ATTTATCTTGCTGGATTTGCCTCTAATCAAAGAGATAAGCTCAACAAAATATTGAACGTAGGAAGTGCAACGCGACTTGATGATATATCGGACGCTTTAACGCATGTTATTGTCGGAGATGGGAATAAAGCAGTTGGCGATCTAAAACTGATGAAGGCAAAAGGATTATG TCCCTATATACTGACTTTGGAATGGTTGGAAGAAAGTATTAAACTAAAACGACCTGCACCAGAAGAAAGTTTCTTGTTTGGCCAGAAAAATGATGCGCTGCGAGACATCTCAGAAGCTCCGTCTCcattaagtaaaaaa AACTTAATGATGTTGCAAAAACCAAGGAAAGTTCCTATACCGTCCTTTGATATCGACAAAAAATTAGCCATGCTTGAAAAAGAGAAAGAACCTGATCTTGTACAACAATATCTTCAAGATACAGTTG TTTCCACAAATGATACCACGATGCAAGAGTTCTTGAAGCCAAAGACTCCCATTCCAGAAGAAAATAATGATAAAACTTTACTTAACGATCAAAAGAATGGAACGAGAAATACACAGCAATTAGCTTCTGAAACGGCACAAAGCAACAAATACTCAGCAGATGATAGCGCAGTTCCAATCAGTCAAACTTCAACTTTGAATGACAGACtttttgaag GACTCACTTTCGTCGTAATCGGCTTCAGCGACGAAGATAGTTATGTAGCCGAAACAATTGCAGCAATGGGTGGACGAGTTGTTTCCAGCACATTTGGTGGTGTGCCAGATTATGGGGTTGTACCAAAATGTGGTGCAGTTTTAAAACACACAGTGAATGAAATAGTTACCGATCTGTTTATT GAAGACTGTGTAAACCAAGAACAAATAGTTGATATTATGTATTACCATAGACCATTATCCATAAAGAAACACTCAAAACCCTTGTCAGGTTGCGTAATTACAATGAGCATGTATACTGGTGTAGAACGAACGTACTTGGCGACATTAGCTGCAGAATTGGGTGCcat GTGTCAAGATATTTTCGTACGTAAAACTAACATTGAAAAGAACACGTATGGGAGCACGCATCTAGTTTgcccaacgccagaaggaaataAGTATAATGCAGCAGTGAAATGGAAATTACCAGCAATTACTGCTGAATGGCTTAAATCTTGTGCGGCGCAATCGAGACGAGTAGATGAAACTCCGTATTTGGTAGGAGAAACCATGG CCCCTGCAAGGTCAAATGAGTCTTCTAATGCGGATACTAGTCTTTCGAAAAGCAGTTCAAGTCAAATGGGTCCTCCAACTGAACTACCTCTTAAGAACATTATTACTCCGAAACGGCACTTGCCTCATCTCCAA AGTCAGGAGGGTAGTTCTGGTGACACAccattaataaataaaagactTAGTTTGATTATGGACAAAACTCCACAATCGCCATTTCATGTGTCCACACCAGAAACACCTTATGGGCAGATATTTAAACCAGATCCTTCACCAGACACGAGGAAAGGATGGGTTAAATGGGTAGACAATTTCCCAGATTTGAGGGTAGAAGAACCTCCTCTGAAAAAGAGGGCACTTAGCACT CCTCTTTCCGAATTAAAAAAGCAATTGTGGCAAAAGCTAAAAAACCAAGGTCACAATTTAGAA gAGCAGGCAAATGAAACATTAAGTGGTGGTGATAATGAACCATCGGCAGAAACGCCAGATACGGAAGAGAATAAGAATCGTAGAACAGCTCCTATTACTCCTATTAACAGAAAATTAAACTTCACAGACGAAAATACTCCTTtacaaaataatgaaattaataT GCAAATCGCACAATTGGATCAAGTACTTCAGAGAACATCGAGCACACCAGAAAATAGATACTCTCTTTCAGGAGAAAACGCGAACACATACAATGCAGAACCCTCTGATCCCATACAGAAAT TCATTGTAAAAGATTCTCAACCAATTGATGCTATTGTGTGGGAAGATCCAAGTCATTCGAAACGA TCAACAATGCATAAAGAACCAAATGAAAACACCATCGACAATGATCACACCGTGGAACATCCTGAAGAAGAGTCCCAAGAAGAACCTGAGCCACCAAGAAAACTGAAATTCATGCTTTCAGGAATTAAA GACAGAACGGCCTACGAACAAGTAATTAAAGATCTCGGTGGTGACGTATCAATGGACGCGAACTTTGACGTAAGCGCAACGCATTTGCTTTGTATTAGACCATCAAGAAATGAAAAGATGCTTGGTAGCATAGCATCTGGCAAATGGGTTTTACATTGCATGTACTTACGAGATTCTGAACAGGAAGGCAAATTCCTTGAT GAGGAAAAATATGAGTGGGGGAACCCAAAAAGCAGGGGCATAATTCCAGATCCAAGTGGGGATATTGAAGAAACTATTGCAGCTGCTGCCTATAAATGGAGACTTAAATTATTAAAGGAACCAAATGGACCATTTTATAACATGGTAGCTTTGCTATTAGCTTCAGGAGAAAAATACGATCAATTCAGAAGATTAATCGAAGCAGGAGGTGGCAAAGTTGTTCAAGCAAg ACCGCCGTATGACACAAGCCCAACAGGGAAGAAAATCACCCATTGTTTCGTAAATGTTAGGCAAGTCAGCCAACCTATCGATTGGGCGATGCTGGCAAGCAAAGGTATCCTTTGTTTCATGCCACAGTATTTGAGCGACTATCTCACCGCGCGAACACCATTGAATCCACGAGAATGCGTAATTccagaatttaaaaaatatttaacactACTACCTAAATAA
- the LOC143178516 gene encoding uncharacterized protein LOC143178516 yields MHPRNAEQVEKLNCQIEEQRSRQLKAEEERRGIENLLGNVTTTLWNLCNKYRDILDTFPENLSGIENPLQLIELINEKVETIIEALGGSDKYLEILNEVPTDKLETVSITTTSAEGKAIRTNEQLFPRFPSSATPATIPSEEEEDVPTRNVLKKQAQQLVDIKSRRKGFVFRR; encoded by the exons ATGCACCCTAGAAACGCGGAGCAAGTGGAGAAGCTCAACTGTCAGATCGAGGAGCAACGTTCGAGACAATTGAAGGCGGAAGAGGAGAGACGAGGGATTGAGAATCTTCTGGGAAATGTTACTACGACGTTGTGGAACCTGTGCAATAAGTATAGG GATATACTTGATACGTTTCCGGAAAATTTAAGTGGAATAGAGAATCCTTTGCAGTTAATTGAATTAATAAACGAAAAAGTGGAGACAATAATTGAAGCTTTGGGTGGGTCGGATAAGTATCTCGAAATTCTGAATGAAGTGCCAACTGATAAG TTGGAAACAGTGTCAATTACAACTACTTCGGCGGAAGGAAAAGCAATACGAACAAATGAACAATTATTTCCACGATTTCCCTCATCAGCAACACCAGCAACTATACCATCCGAAGAAGAAGAGGATGTGCCGACAAGAAATGTTCTTAAGAAACAAGCACAGCAACTGGTCGATATTAAAAGTCGCCGAAAAGGATTCGTCTTTAGAAGATAG
- the Ccdc151 gene encoding coiled-coil domain containing protein 151 translates to MSDPLTNTIENKLNDLNKKIAEIKKKIQLSEGQRKATFEEYEAKKHEYTERITTLKQTVKELYLEYARTKDNEGKSENRVHMSRESSGYGKKRNLAETISKVQEENVRLRKKHDLIKYQREKRQQKLNTLLGEYDQLVNDKMRKLFKRKMENPLRNKIVQLEVRLEHIRMMQMKANITRMKYRSMRSDLKEKSVLYVSSLKSLEDEIKEHENEIKRLQGVKEEAIKLKDNTQETLIREEIEVTNCSKERNAVLEEYRQRVLQRKTELERLEKMIFHSRPRDDFDIRGKSRVQAAEDITKDEVTRLEETFIKLRSATGVSRSEDVLNRFLGQRATKDNLQKMRLATEQEKMSLEKQRQEFITEMETRKFSEAKNAEQ, encoded by the exons ATGTCCGATCCTTTAACGAATACTATAGAAAACAAATTGAACGACTTAAACAAGAAAATTGCAGAAATCAAGAAGAAGATTCAGCTATCAG AAGGACAAAGGAAAGCGACTTTTGAAGAATATGAAGCGAAGAAGCATGAGTACACAGAAAGAATCACGACACTCAAGCAAACTGTTAAAGAGCTGTACCTGGAGTACGCGAGAACAAAAGat AACGAGGGAAAATCGGAGAACAGGGTTCACATGAGCCGCGAATCCTCGGGCTATGGGAAAAAACGTAATTTAGCCGAAACAATCAGCAAAGTGCAAGAGGAAAATGTGCGACTGAGAAAGAAGCATGATCTAATTAAGTATCAGCGCGAGAAG AGACAGCAGAAATTAAACACCCTGTTGGGAGAATATGACCAATTAGTGAACGATAAAATGCGAAAGTTGTTCAAAAGgaagatggaaaatccgttaagGAAC AAAATAGTTCAACTAGAAGTGCGATTGGAACACATAAGAATGATGCAAATGAAAGCAAACATAACAAGAATGAAGTATCGTTCAATGCGTTCCGATTTGAAAGAGAAGTCAGTACTCTATGTGTCCTCCCTAAAGAGTCTGGAGGATGAAATCAAAGAGCACGAGAATGAAATAAAACGTCTACAG GGAGTTAAAGAAGAGGCAATTAAGTTGAAAGACAATACACAGGAGACCTTAATAAGGGAGGAAATCGAAGTGACGAATTGTAGCAAAGAACGAAATGCTGTACTCGAAGAATACAG GCAACGTGTGCTGCAGCGAAAAACGGAACTGGAGCGATTGGAAAAAATGATATTCCATTCGCGTCCGCGGGATGATTTCgacatacgagggaaaagccgtGTACAGGCTGCAGAGGACATCACCAAGGACGAAGTGACACGGCTGGAGGAGACGTTCATCAAGCTACGCAGTGCCACAGGAGTTTCCAGGTCCGAGGACGTCCTGAACCGGTTTCTGGGTCAGCGGGCAACCAAGGATAATCTGCAGAAAATGCGCCTGGCCACGGAGCAGGAGAAAATGTCCTTAGAAAAACAGAGGCAGGAGTTCATCACTGAAATGGAGACCAGAAAGTTCTCCGAGGCGAAGAACGCGGAACAGTGA